A window of Acropora muricata isolate sample 2 chromosome 3, ASM3666990v1, whole genome shotgun sequence contains these coding sequences:
- the LOC136912413 gene encoding collagen alpha-1(XII) chain-like encodes MDASGSIGSCEFEKRKKALKYMLKLINSKDLDSGKYAAVTFSTSTTVNFNFLSPSSASEKIMQLSYPSGSTNTQAALDAAKRLFFDTSAGGCVNSRKTVFLVTDGQSDSKDLTIAKAKDVKKTGVEIYVVGVGTNLYSLDEMVKVSSFPPEKYLYRVSSLSQFWEIVKLIFKKVRLTLDFNIPTGEGTC; translated from the exons ATGGACGCCTCTGGATCAATTGGTAGTTGCgaatttgaaaaaagaaaaaaagccctTAAATACATGTTGAAGTTAATAAACAGCAAAGATCTTGATAGCGGTAAATATGCTGCGGTCACTTTCAGCACGTCTACCACCGTAAATTTCAACTTTCTGAGTCCCTCATCTGCAAGTGAAAAGATCATGCAGCTTAGCTATCCAAGTGGTAGCACCAACACGCAAGCAGCACTTGATGCCGCGAAGAGACTGTTTTTTGACACCTCAGCAG GTGGCTGTGTTAATTCCAGGAAGACGGTTTTTCTCGTTACAGACGGGCAGTCAGATAGTAAGGACCTGACCATAGCCAAGGCAAAAGATGTGAAAAAGACTGGAGTGGAGATATACGTGGTTGGGGTCGGCACAAATCTTTATAGCCTTGATGAAATGGTCAAAGTATCTTCGTTCCCTCCGGAGAAATACTTGTACCGAGTTAGCAGTCTCAGTCAATTCTGGGAAATTGTAAAATTGATATTTAAAAAAGTTCGACTAACCTTAGACTTCAACATTCCCACTGGTGAAGGGACTTGCTAA